From a region of the Candidatus Niyogibacteria bacterium CG10_big_fil_rev_8_21_14_0_10_46_36 genome:
- the rsmA gene encoding ribosomal RNA small subunit methyltransferase A: MKKLGQHFLTSKNIAERIAGAADISSRDTILEIGPGKGALTRALLEKNPKKIIAVEKDTRLIPVLQALFGDKKKFSVIEGDIRELVQKNQLKKQLGTSYKVVANIPYYLTSYLIRILLENGLTKPKSIVFMVQKEVAFRIAQKPPHMNLLALSAQSAGDVRVAFTVPKKYFSPKPKVDSAVIVIDNISQKFFTRVDKKKFFALLHVGFSSKRKMLASNLIKKYSIPRSEIEHVFRACAIDTKARAENLSLKDWKCICAEI, translated from the coding sequence ATGAAAAAACTTGGCCAACATTTTCTTACATCAAAAAATATTGCGGAACGCATTGCAGGCGCCGCGGATATATCTTCGCGCGACACCATCCTCGAAATAGGGCCGGGGAAGGGCGCGTTAACGCGCGCGCTCCTGGAAAAAAATCCGAAAAAAATCATTGCTGTAGAAAAAGACACGAGACTTATTCCTGTGCTACAGGCCTTGTTCGGTGACAAAAAAAAATTTTCTGTAATCGAGGGCGATATCCGCGAACTAGTGCAAAAAAATCAGCTCAAAAAACAGCTCGGGACTTCCTATAAAGTGGTGGCGAATATCCCCTACTACCTAACCTCATACCTTATCCGCATATTGCTGGAAAACGGCTTAACAAAGCCAAAATCAATTGTTTTCATGGTACAAAAAGAAGTCGCGTTTCGTATCGCGCAAAAACCCCCTCATATGAATCTTTTGGCGCTTTCCGCGCAAAGCGCAGGAGATGTCCGTGTTGCGTTCACTGTTCCAAAAAAATATTTTTCTCCAAAGCCAAAAGTGGATTCCGCGGTGATAGTGATAGACAACATATCACAAAAGTTTTTTACGCGCGTCGACAAAAAAAAATTTTTTGCCCTTTTGCATGTAGGCTTTTCAAGCAAACGAAAAATGCTTGCGAGCAATCTCATAAAAAAATATTCCATCCCGCGATCCGAGATAGAACATGTGTTCCGCGCATGCGCCATTGACACAAAAGCTCGCGCCGAAAATCTTTCACTCAAAGATTGGAAGTGCATATGTGCAGAGATATAA
- the yidD gene encoding membrane protein insertion efficiency factor YidD produces the protein MNSVVRQSIALYQKILSPDKNIFIKRTPSCRFFPSCSEYGLEAFQRFGFFKAFFYTTRRVFRCHPFSKGGHDPLP, from the coding sequence ATGAATAGTGTTGTTCGGCAGAGCATTGCTCTCTATCAAAAAATCCTTTCTCCTGACAAAAATATATTTATAAAGCGGACGCCGTCATGCCGCTTTTTTCCGTCTTGTTCTGAGTATGGCCTTGAGGCGTTTCAGCGTTTCGGTTTTTTTAAGGCTTTTTTTTATACCACAAGAAGAGTGTTTCGCTGCCATCCGTTTTCAAAAGGAGGGCATGACCCTCTTCCATAA
- a CDS encoding 50S ribosomal protein L34, which yields MPKRTYQPKKRKRKRSHGFLKRKSTTAGRNVVRRRRQKGRKRVVV from the coding sequence ATGCCAAAACGAACCTATCAACCCAAAAAAAGGAAGAGAAAGAGGTCTCACGGATTTTTAAAGAGAAAAAGCACGACGGCAGGAAGGAATGTTGTTCGCAGAAGAAGGCAGAAAGGGCGGAAAAGAGTAGTTGTCTAA
- a CDS encoding conjugal transfer protein TraC translates to MVFGFGKKKKEEKDDILAIFPEQIYETGLLELRDVIAPSALEISSNFVKLGEKFTRTIYVFSYPRFLSVNWFSPVINLDRVFDVALFVHPIDTAEVLRQLQKKVAEVQSQIHIREEKGFVRDPVLDTAYGDLETLRDKLQQAQEHLFSFGLYITLYADSIEELNKTESEVRSLLESKLVYTKPALFRQEQGLVAVFPFGSDQLEVNSRLNSSPLSSIFPFVSFDLTSNRGVLYGVNRHNNSLVLFDRYSLENYNSVIFGKAGGGKSYATKLEVLRALMFEGEVIVIDPEREYEYLAETTDGRYFNISLSSNHHINPFDLPVPQEDESTAEILREHIINLIGLFRIMMGGLSPQEDAILDQAITETYASRDITAESDLAGVIPPTLSDLELILANMEGGESLAMRLRKYTQGTWADFINKPTNVDINKKMVVFSVRDMSDELRPVAIYLIVHHIWNVIRRNLKKRLLVVDEAWWIMKEEDGASFLFGIAKRARKYYLGVATVTQDVGDFLRSPYGIPIITNSSMQLLLKQSPATIDLVQETFNLTEEEKFLLLEAEVGEGIFFAGLKHVAIKIIASYTEDQIITSDPAQLLAIKKAKQEFKSTQGESNS, encoded by the coding sequence ATGGTGTTCGGATTTGGAAAAAAGAAAAAAGAAGAAAAGGATGATATCCTTGCAATATTCCCGGAACAAATCTACGAAACGGGCCTTTTGGAATTACGCGACGTTATCGCTCCCTCCGCTCTTGAGATAAGTTCAAATTTCGTTAAATTGGGGGAGAAATTTACACGCACAATCTACGTGTTTTCATACCCGCGCTTTTTATCGGTGAATTGGTTCTCCCCTGTTATCAACCTTGACCGTGTTTTTGATGTAGCGCTTTTCGTTCACCCCATAGATACCGCGGAGGTTTTACGCCAGCTCCAAAAGAAAGTTGCCGAGGTTCAGTCTCAGATTCATATCAGAGAAGAAAAAGGATTTGTGCGCGACCCTGTACTTGATACCGCATACGGCGACCTTGAAACGCTCCGGGATAAATTACAACAAGCGCAAGAACACTTATTCTCTTTCGGTTTATATATAACGCTTTACGCAGATTCCATTGAAGAGCTGAATAAAACGGAATCAGAAGTCCGTTCTCTTTTAGAATCAAAGCTTGTGTATACAAAACCTGCGCTCTTCCGCCAGGAACAGGGGCTTGTTGCGGTTTTCCCATTCGGCTCCGACCAGCTCGAAGTAAACTCGCGCCTGAACTCCTCTCCCCTTTCAAGCATCTTCCCATTCGTGTCTTTTGATCTTACCTCAAATCGCGGCGTACTATATGGTGTAAACCGGCACAACAACAGCTTGGTGCTATTCGACCGATACAGCCTTGAAAACTACAATTCCGTTATCTTTGGAAAGGCTGGCGGAGGAAAAAGTTATGCAACCAAGCTTGAGGTGCTCCGAGCGCTCATGTTTGAGGGGGAGGTTATTGTAATCGACCCTGAACGCGAGTATGAATACCTTGCCGAAACAACCGACGGAAGATATTTTAATATTTCTCTCTCCTCAAACCACCACATTAACCCGTTTGACCTTCCTGTCCCGCAGGAAGACGAATCTACCGCTGAGATATTGCGAGAGCACATCATTAATCTTATCGGGCTTTTTCGTATTATGATGGGGGGATTAAGTCCGCAAGAAGACGCTATTTTAGACCAGGCAATCACCGAAACATACGCCTCGCGCGACATCACCGCAGAATCAGATCTTGCGGGCGTCATTCCTCCGACACTCTCCGACCTTGAGCTCATTCTGGCAAACATGGAAGGAGGCGAATCCCTTGCGATGCGCCTGCGCAAATATACTCAAGGAACATGGGCGGACTTCATCAACAAACCGACAAATGTGGATATCAACAAAAAAATGGTGGTATTTTCCGTCCGAGACATGTCTGACGAACTCCGGCCGGTTGCCATCTATCTTATCGTGCACCATATATGGAATGTCATCCGAAGAAACCTCAAAAAACGCCTTCTCGTAGTGGATGAGGCGTGGTGGATTATGAAAGAAGAAGATGGCGCATCATTCTTATTCGGTATCGCAAAACGGGCGCGTAAGTATTACCTGGGAGTAGCAACTGTAACCCAAGATGTGGGCGATTTTTTGCGCTCTCCTTATGGCATACCCATCATCACCAACTCTTCCATGCAGCTTTTATTGAAACAGTCTCCCGCAACAATAGACCTTGTGCAGGAAACCTTTAACCTTACCGAGGAAGAGAAGTTCCTCCTCTTAGAAGCGGAGGTGGGAGAGGGTATCTTTTTTGCGGGTCTCAAGCATGTCGCAATCAAAATTATTGCGTCTTACACCGAAGACCAAATCATTACATCAGACCCCGCTCAGCTCCTCGCAATCAAAAAAGCGAAGCAAGAATTTAAAAGCACCCAAGGGGAAAGTAACTCATAA
- the dnaN gene encoding DNA polymerase III subunit beta, which produces MNTSCVKEDLQKALTVAERHTSAEENLPLLKGVLLESSENKLYVRSTNLDTGIEVFVPTKTKRKGSVVVPAKTFSSFLTTLPDERITLDVKNGNLVVTTPSTSTTIKGYSADDFPPFPKLKKTTSIQISNDDLSRDLLSVVIAASSSEIKPEISSVLFSVQKKGIKFVATDSFRLAEKTIPFSSDQYYSLLFPFRHVLELIKVVEIFPSSLEILFDSNQAILRGNNFLYFARLRDASFPQYEQIIPTSFATEVTLKKSNFLKAIRGASIFSGRLREVCFNVYPEDNLFEVVTKNSDIGEYVSQIPAKVTGERLSVNFNYGYIIDGINQISSDDIILRFNGESKPVLIQNPYNASYIYLAMPMKNI; this is translated from the coding sequence ATGAACACATCTTGTGTAAAAGAAGATCTGCAAAAAGCACTCACGGTAGCTGAGCGGCACACAAGCGCAGAGGAGAACCTTCCATTACTGAAAGGCGTCCTTTTAGAAAGCAGTGAGAATAAGTTGTATGTGCGATCGACAAATCTTGATACCGGTATTGAGGTGTTTGTGCCCACGAAAACAAAAAGAAAAGGGTCTGTTGTTGTTCCTGCGAAGACATTCTCATCTTTTTTAACCACCTTACCTGATGAGCGGATAACGCTTGATGTGAAGAATGGAAATCTAGTTGTAACGACGCCGTCAACTTCAACAACCATTAAGGGGTATTCTGCTGATGACTTTCCTCCATTTCCTAAGTTAAAAAAAACAACATCTATACAGATTTCTAATGATGATTTATCTAGAGATTTATTAAGTGTTGTTATTGCTGCGTCGTCATCCGAAATAAAGCCAGAGATATCAAGTGTTCTTTTTAGTGTCCAAAAAAAAGGTATTAAATTTGTAGCAACAGATTCATTTCGGTTAGCAGAAAAGACGATACCTTTTTCTTCAGATCAATATTATTCTCTTCTTTTCCCGTTTCGTCATGTGCTTGAGTTGATTAAGGTGGTGGAGATTTTTCCGTCTTCGCTTGAGATATTGTTTGATTCAAATCAAGCAATTCTGCGTGGTAATAATTTTTTATATTTCGCTCGTTTGCGTGATGCGTCATTTCCTCAATATGAGCAGATCATACCAACTTCGTTTGCTACAGAGGTTACGCTTAAAAAATCAAACTTTCTAAAAGCGATACGTGGAGCAAGTATTTTTTCGGGGCGTCTTCGGGAGGTGTGTTTTAATGTGTATCCTGAGGATAATTTATTTGAGGTTGTTACAAAAAATAGTGATATTGGGGAGTATGTGAGCCAAATACCCGCCAAGGTAACCGGAGAGCGCTTAAGTGTTAATTTTAATTATGGTTATATTATTGATGGCATTAATCAAATATCCTCAGATGATATTATTCTCCGTTTTAATGGCGAGTCAAAGCCGGTATTAATACAGAATCCATATAATGCGAGTTATATTTATCTCGCTATGCCGATGAAGAATATATAA
- the rnpA gene encoding ribonuclease P protein component — protein sequence MSALPHEYRLSSYEVKLVFVRGKREKGSGITLYYKKNNKPRPRFAVVISSKVAKKSVTRNTMRRKTKDILFRFVSSIKKGYDIIIVFQKQFRKRQDIEDAVLYVLKKQSLLYE from the coding sequence ATGAGCGCTCTCCCTCATGAATATCGTCTTTCCTCGTATGAGGTGAAGCTTGTTTTCGTGCGCGGGAAAAGAGAAAAAGGAAGTGGCATTACTTTATATTATAAGAAGAATAACAAACCCCGCCCGCGCTTTGCTGTGGTGATATCTTCTAAGGTTGCAAAAAAAAGCGTTACCCGCAACACCATGCGCAGAAAAACAAAAGATATCCTGTTTCGTTTTGTCTCTTCCATCAAAAAGGGGTATGATATTATTATTGTTTTTCAAAAGCAGTTTCGTAAAAGACAGGATATAGAAGACGCAGTATTATATGTTTTGAAAAAACAATCCCTGTTATATGAATAG
- the dnaA gene encoding chromosomal replication initiator protein DnaA: MFMTNEELWQKTLEEIRFEVSTANFITWFQHTIITEQKDQAITVGVPNAFVKEWIESKYQKPILKIIRNFVPDVRSVEFSILPKLSQKQQPASLVKKQQPQEQQEISELSIDKETNLNPRYSFDNFIVGSFNELAYAASQAIVNNLGAVYNPFFIYGGVGLGKTHLLQAVGNEIRRKNPHTKIKYISSEKFTNEFITAVQNKETNYFKERYRMIDLLIIDDIQFISKKVQTQEEIFHTFNTLYENNKQIILSSDRPPKLIENLEERLRSRFEGGMIADISEPEYEARLAILHTKRKEKDLTIADDVLEYIAASIKSNIRELEGALNLIAVRLKLQKSPLSINEVKEILSKHIQPRKVVTAKQIIRAVSKFYNTQEKFLIEKTRRKDIVKPRQIAMYLLREDFNGSYPYIGQKLGGRDHTTAIHSYEKISRDIKKDKQLQEEIKQIRLNFYYNQE, translated from the coding sequence ATGTTTATGACAAACGAGGAGTTGTGGCAAAAGACGCTTGAGGAAATACGGTTCGAAGTTTCAACAGCTAATTTTATTACCTGGTTTCAGCATACCATTATTACTGAACAAAAAGACCAAGCAATTACCGTCGGCGTGCCGAATGCTTTTGTAAAAGAATGGATAGAATCAAAATACCAAAAACCTATTCTTAAAATAATACGAAATTTTGTCCCCGATGTTCGGTCTGTGGAGTTTTCTATACTTCCAAAACTTTCTCAGAAACAACAACCGGCATCTTTGGTTAAAAAACAACAACCCCAGGAACAACAAGAAATATCCGAGCTCTCTATAGACAAAGAAACAAACCTCAACCCACGCTATTCTTTTGATAACTTTATTGTGGGTTCTTTTAATGAGCTCGCATATGCTGCCTCTCAGGCTATTGTAAATAACCTCGGTGCGGTTTATAACCCGTTTTTCATCTACGGTGGTGTTGGGTTGGGAAAAACACACCTCTTACAAGCTGTAGGAAACGAAATACGCAGAAAAAACCCGCACACAAAGATAAAATACATATCATCGGAAAAGTTTACAAATGAATTTATAACAGCTGTTCAAAATAAAGAAACAAATTATTTCAAAGAACGGTATCGGATGATAGATTTGCTTATTATTGACGACATTCAATTTATATCAAAAAAAGTTCAGACCCAAGAAGAAATATTTCACACATTCAACACGCTATACGAGAACAATAAGCAGATTATTTTATCATCAGACAGACCCCCAAAACTAATAGAAAACCTTGAGGAACGCCTCCGGTCGCGCTTTGAGGGAGGTATGATAGCCGACATATCAGAGCCGGAGTACGAGGCCCGTCTCGCAATACTTCACACAAAAAGGAAGGAGAAAGACCTCACAATAGCGGATGATGTCTTGGAATATATAGCGGCATCTATAAAATCAAATATTCGCGAACTAGAAGGCGCTCTTAACCTTATCGCTGTCCGATTAAAACTCCAAAAAAGCCCTCTCTCTATAAACGAGGTGAAAGAAATACTCTCAAAACACATCCAACCAAGAAAGGTGGTTACCGCAAAACAAATAATCCGCGCTGTAAGTAAATTTTATAATACACAAGAAAAATTCCTTATAGAAAAAACAAGGAGGAAAGATATTGTAAAACCTCGCCAAATAGCAATGTACCTTCTTCGAGAAGATTTTAATGGATCATACCCCTACATCGGACAAAAACTTGGCGGAAGAGATCACACAACAGCGATACACTCATATGAAAAAATATCGCGCGATATCAAAAAAGACAAACAACTCCAGGAGGAAATAAAACAAATTCGACTAAATTTTTACTATAATCAAGAATAA